One region of Thalassophryne amazonica chromosome 16, fThaAma1.1, whole genome shotgun sequence genomic DNA includes:
- the si:ch211-157c3.4 gene encoding cell death-inducing p53-target protein 1 isoform X1, whose translation MASEKSPYNVSGGGNAGDNVAVYSVHTPFTSYESNQATGGPQVFTNGGGQTDTGKHKYVSYDSSLGDSPGMTTCTACQQQVMTNVTHKAGTYAWLMCLLFICCGLILCCCLIPLLMKKFKDAYHYCPRCNKLLYVNKKKCCK comes from the exons ATGGCCAGTGAGAAATCTCCCTACAACGTATCAG GTGGGGGTAACGCAGGCGACAATGTGGCAGTGTACAGTGTCCATACTCCATTTACGTCATATGAATCCAATCAAG CCACAGGAGGCCCCCAAGTGTTCACCAATGGAGGCGGTCAGACAGACACGGGTAAACACAAGTATGTGAGTTACGATTCCAGTCTGGGAGATTCTCCTGGAATGACAACGTGCACAGCCTGTCAGCAGCAGGTGATGACCAACGTAACCCACAAAGCTGGGACCTACGCGTGGCTCATGTGCCTACTCTTCATCTGCTGCGG actTATCCTGTGCTGCTGCCTGATCCCACTGTTGATGAAAAAATTCAAGGATGCGTACCACTATTGCCCACGCTGCAACAAGCTCCTCTACGTCAACAAGAAAAAGTGCTGTAAATGA
- the si:ch211-157c3.4 gene encoding lipopolysaccharide-induced tumor necrosis factor-alpha factor homolog isoform X2, translated as MASEKSPYNVSGGGNAGDNVAVYSVHTPFTSYESNQGGPQVFTNGGGQTDTGKHKYVSYDSSLGDSPGMTTCTACQQQVMTNVTHKAGTYAWLMCLLFICCGLILCCCLIPLLMKKFKDAYHYCPRCNKLLYVNKKKCCK; from the exons ATGGCCAGTGAGAAATCTCCCTACAACGTATCAG GTGGGGGTAACGCAGGCGACAATGTGGCAGTGTACAGTGTCCATACTCCATTTACGTCATATGAATCCAATCAAG GAGGCCCCCAAGTGTTCACCAATGGAGGCGGTCAGACAGACACGGGTAAACACAAGTATGTGAGTTACGATTCCAGTCTGGGAGATTCTCCTGGAATGACAACGTGCACAGCCTGTCAGCAGCAGGTGATGACCAACGTAACCCACAAAGCTGGGACCTACGCGTGGCTCATGTGCCTACTCTTCATCTGCTGCGG actTATCCTGTGCTGCTGCCTGATCCCACTGTTGATGAAAAAATTCAAGGATGCGTACCACTATTGCCCACGCTGCAACAAGCTCCTCTACGTCAACAAGAAAAAGTGCTGTAAATGA